From Terriglobia bacterium, one genomic window encodes:
- a CDS encoding DUF3106 domain-containing protein, translated as MKGIKTIGVLAIAAASIAFGPAAAGQAGGWPEAPPQGPPPARGRGPGGRGPGMGRGPHENPPHIGQWLKKIQNLSPEEQEKALANDPEFQKLPPEQQNQLRERLRHFNSLPPEKRQRILERMDAFEHLTPEQQQQARQIFGQVRQLPDDRRHEFRKGMRKLAGMNPDQRLAAIDSPEFRGAYSDDERNLMRQVVKLNILPQHPAPDGPEPGHDRR; from the coding sequence TTGAAGGGGATCAAGACAATCGGGGTGCTGGCAATCGCCGCCGCGAGCATCGCATTCGGACCGGCAGCGGCCGGGCAGGCAGGTGGCTGGCCGGAAGCGCCGCCGCAAGGTCCGCCGCCGGCCCGAGGCCGTGGCCCTGGTGGCCGCGGGCCGGGCATGGGACGCGGCCCCCACGAGAACCCTCCACACATCGGCCAATGGCTGAAGAAGATCCAGAACCTGTCGCCCGAGGAGCAGGAGAAGGCGCTGGCCAACGATCCTGAGTTTCAAAAGCTTCCCCCGGAACAACAGAACCAGCTGCGGGAGCGTCTGCGCCACTTCAACTCCCTGCCGCCGGAGAAGCGGCAGCGCATCCTGGAGCGCATGGACGCGTTCGAACACCTCACCCCCGAGCAGCAGCAGCAGGCGCGGCAGATCTTCGGCCAGGTGCGCCAGCTGCCCGATGACCGCCGGCACGAGTTCCGCAAAGGGATGCGCAAGCTGGCGGGGATGAATCCCGATCAGCGGCTGGCGGCCATCGACTCACCCGAGTTCCGCGGCGCCTACAGCGACGACGAGCGTAACCTCATGCGCCAAGTCGTGAAGCTCAACATCCTGCCCCAGCATCCCGCCCCAGACGGGCCTGAACCCGGGCACGACCGCCGGTAA
- a CDS encoding sigma-70 family RNA polymerase sigma factor, with amino-acid sequence MTMSSGEKPSRRPWPGGPEAPQLSEDKRVSRGVSSVALNQPVAGIAPRPKDAAPHSAVALDQLSDAEVMLRVRAGDDSAFDYLVAKFRRPMVHFMFRMARNQATAEELAQEVFLRVYRSRSSYSAEAKFTTWLYRIATNLAMNHARDTKQERYAASLDEADEETGLRIDVADTRATAEQEMLRRERLAAIRRHVEDLPERQRLAVIMHKYQGMDYRQIGEVLKLSESATKSLLFRAYETLREKLKGFM; translated from the coding sequence ATGACCATGAGCTCGGGCGAAAAACCCTCGCGCAGGCCCTGGCCGGGCGGCCCCGAAGCCCCGCAACTTTCTGAAGATAAGCGGGTTTCAAGAGGTGTGAGCAGCGTGGCCCTGAACCAGCCGGTAGCAGGTATTGCGCCGCGACCCAAGGACGCCGCGCCGCACTCTGCCGTCGCCCTGGATCAGCTCAGCGATGCCGAAGTGATGTTGCGGGTCCGCGCCGGGGATGACTCGGCCTTCGATTACCTGGTGGCAAAGTTTCGGCGGCCGATGGTGCACTTCATGTTCCGCATGGCGCGGAACCAAGCCACCGCGGAAGAGCTGGCGCAGGAGGTTTTCCTGCGCGTGTACCGCTCCCGCAGCTCGTACTCGGCGGAGGCCAAATTCACCACCTGGCTGTACCGCATCGCCACCAACCTGGCGATGAATCACGCCCGGGACACGAAGCAGGAGCGATATGCAGCCAGCCTGGACGAGGCGGACGAGGAGACGGGGCTCCGCATCGACGTGGCCGACACCCGGGCCACGGCGGAGCAGGAGATGCTGCGACGGGAGCGGCTGGCGGCCATCCGGCGGCACGTCGAGGACTTGCCCGAGCGGCAGCGGCTGGCGGTGATCATGCATAAGTACCAGGGCATGGACTACCGGCAGATCGGCGAGGTGCTCAAGCTGAGCGAGTCGGCGACGAAATCGCTCCTCTTCCGCGCGTACGAGACGCTGCGGGAGAAGTTAAAGGGATTTATGTAA
- a CDS encoding prepilin-type N-terminal cleavage/methylation domain-containing protein translates to MLAKRLLTEHRRTRGFTLIELLLVIAIIAIVSAVAMMNIWPAVANSRVDTAYQTAIMEVRQARQSAVDLRRQYRITFIAPQTILTQRLEQNGQLTLIRTVTLPWDVQFLAVPGIPTQANQVPDGFGAGAPAISFNNGIQIFFMPDGSARDVNGAINNGVLYLARPGQIQTSRAVSLFGATGRIKGWRIVQNAGVWSWQ, encoded by the coding sequence ATGCTTGCAAAGAGGCTTCTGACAGAGCACCGCCGGACCCGGGGCTTCACGCTGATCGAGCTGCTGCTCGTCATCGCCATCATCGCGATCGTCTCCGCCGTGGCCATGATGAACATCTGGCCGGCAGTGGCGAATTCGCGCGTGGACACGGCGTACCAGACCGCCATCATGGAAGTCCGTCAGGCCCGCCAATCGGCGGTCGATCTGCGTCGCCAGTACAGGATCACTTTCATCGCGCCGCAAACCATCCTGACGCAGCGCCTGGAGCAGAACGGGCAATTGACCTTGATTCGGACAGTCACCCTGCCCTGGGATGTACAGTTCCTCGCCGTGCCCGGGATCCCGACGCAAGCCAACCAAGTTCCGGACGGCTTCGGTGCCGGTGCCCCGGCTATCAGTTTCAACAATGGCATTCAGATCTTCTTTATGCCGGATGGCTCTGCACGCGACGTGAACGGCGCGATCAACAATGGCGTGCTCTACCTGGCCCGGCCCGGCCAGATCCAGACCTCTCGCGCCGTGAGTTTGTTCGGGGCTACCGGCCGCATCAAGGGCTGGAGAATCGTGCAGAACGCAGGGGTGTGGTCATGGCAATGA
- the pilV gene encoding type IV pilus modification protein PilV: MAMNPRKTQSGFTLIEVMVSMLILAIGILALLALFAQGVATMQFAQEDLIAKQKAQETLESIYAARNTQQITFDQIRNVSDPSGTGIFLDGWQNMLVAGNDGLLGTADDGPALDSMVFPGPDGLLNTPDDVVTPFSNFQRQILIEQVLLPGGAVNPDLRKLTVSVRYTSNKVQWKPFVVVSYVSRYR, from the coding sequence ATGGCAATGAACCCAAGGAAGACGCAAAGTGGGTTCACGCTCATCGAGGTCATGGTCTCCATGCTGATCCTGGCCATCGGCATCCTCGCCCTGCTGGCGCTGTTTGCCCAGGGCGTTGCCACTATGCAGTTCGCGCAAGAAGACCTGATCGCCAAGCAGAAGGCGCAGGAGACGCTGGAGAGCATCTACGCGGCGCGCAACACGCAACAGATCACCTTCGATCAGATCCGCAACGTGTCCGATCCATCGGGCACGGGCATCTTCCTGGACGGTTGGCAGAACATGCTCGTCGCCGGCAACGACGGCCTCCTCGGCACTGCCGACGATGGTCCAGCCCTCGATTCCATGGTTTTTCCCGGCCCCGACGGCCTGCTGAACACGCCCGATGACGTCGTCACTCCCTTTTCCAACTTCCAGCGCCAGATCCTTATCGAGCAGGTGCTGTTACCTGGCGGCGCTGTCAACCCCGACCTGCGCAAGCTGACCGTGTCGGTCCGTTACACCAGCAACAAAGTGCAGTGGAAACCATTCGTGGTCGTGAGCTATGTCTCAAGATACCGTTAA
- a CDS encoding response regulator — MSLECLLVLGGPMPTAELARIFGDVGFEVTACDSVAPAVRKLREADLNVVCIDCDLEGGVQFLTELGRHSSNRKLVAIAVCGQAFSIEEALDKGANLVLQKPVSLETARRIVHAARSLAAGEQRFQFRLPVEIPFTAKLEGDMSAIEANIFNLAESGMGITCPRRLPVERKMSGSFVLPETDSRIQVSGVVEWSDVDGRAGVRFVGIPYAAQNTMVTWLRRQFALLPYRSRRHRAARTDG; from the coding sequence GTGTCACTCGAATGTCTGCTGGTCCTCGGTGGTCCGATGCCCACAGCGGAACTGGCCAGAATCTTTGGGGACGTCGGATTCGAAGTGACCGCGTGCGACAGCGTAGCGCCGGCAGTTCGCAAGCTGCGAGAAGCCGACCTCAACGTCGTGTGCATCGATTGCGATCTCGAGGGCGGAGTGCAATTTCTCACCGAGCTTGGGCGGCATTCGTCGAACCGGAAACTGGTCGCGATCGCGGTCTGCGGGCAGGCGTTTTCCATTGAAGAGGCGCTGGACAAGGGCGCAAATCTCGTCCTGCAGAAGCCGGTGTCCCTGGAAACGGCGCGGCGCATCGTCCATGCGGCGCGATCACTCGCGGCCGGAGAGCAGAGGTTTCAATTTCGGCTGCCGGTGGAGATCCCTTTCACAGCCAAGCTCGAAGGCGACATGTCGGCAATCGAAGCAAACATTTTCAATCTGGCGGAGAGCGGCATGGGCATCACCTGTCCGCGGCGGCTGCCGGTGGAACGCAAGATGAGCGGATCGTTCGTCCTGCCGGAGACGGACAGCAGGATCCAGGTAAGCGGCGTGGTGGAATGGTCGGACGTGGACGGCCGCGCCGGAGTCCGCTTCGTCGGCATACCGTATGCCGCACAGAACACCATGGTGACCTGGCTGCGCCGCCAGTTCGCGCTGCTTCCCTACCGATCCAGGCGGCACCGAGCGGCCAGAACTGACGGATGA